ATCCATAATTACCATGACCATCTTTAACATTATTTGCTACTACTGATGGTTCTTCTCCTGCATTAGAAACTATTTGACGTAAAGGAGCTTCCATAGCTCTTAATGCTACTTTTATTCCCATATTTTGATCTTCATTTTGACCAGTTAAATTCATTAATTTTGCTGCTACACGTACTAAAGCAACTCCACCTCCAGCTACTACACCTTCTTCTACAGCAGCTCTTGTAGCATGTAATGCATCTTCTACTCTAGCTTTTTTTTCTTTCATTTCTACTTCAGTAGCTGCACCAACTTTTAATACTGCAACTCCTCCTGCTAATTTAGCTACTCTTTCTTGAAGTTTTTCACGATCATAATCAGAAGTTGCTTCGTCTATTTGTTGTCTTATTTGATTTACTCTTCCTGATATATTTGCTTGTTTTCCCATACCATCTATAATTGTTGTTGTATCTTTATTAATAACAATACGTTTTGCTTGTCCAAGATCATCTAATGTTACTTTTTCTAATTCTAAACCAATTTCTTCTGAAATAACATTACCACCTGTAAGTATAGCAATATCTTGTAACATAGCTTTACGACGATCTCCAAACCCAGGTGCTTTAACTGCAGCAACTTTTACTACTCCACGCATAGTATTAACAACTAAAGTTGCTAATGCTTCACCATCAACATCTTCAGCTATAATTAATAAAGATTTACTAGATTTTGCAACTATTTCTAGAATAGGTAAAATTTCTCTAATATTTGAAAGTTTTTTGTCTACTAAAAGTATATATGGATTATCAAGTTCTACAGTACCTGAATCTGATTTATTAATAAAATAAGGTGATAAATATCCTCTATCAAATTGCATACCTTCTACAACATCTAATTCATCTTGTAACCCAGTTCCTTCTTCTACTGTAATAACTCCTTCTTTTCCAACTCTTTTCATAGCTTGAGCAATTAAATCACCTACAGTTTCATCTGCATTTGCAGAAATAGTTCCTACTTGAGCTATAGATTTGGAATTAGAACAAGGTACTGAAATAATTTTTAATTCTTCAACAGCAGCTATAACAGCTTTATCTATCCCTCTTTTTAAATCCATAGGATTCATACCAGCAGCAACTGCTTTTAAGCCTTCACTAACAATAGATTGAGCTAATACACTTGCTGTAGTTGTACCATCACCTGCTACATCATTAGCTTTAGAAGCAACTTCCTTGACCATTTGTGCTCCCATATTTTCAAATTTATCTTCTAATTCTATTTCTCTAGCAACTGTTACTCCATCTTTAGTTATAGCTGGAGCACCAAATGATTTATCTAAAACTACATTTCTACCTTTAGGTCCAAGGGTAATTTTGACTGCATCTGCTAGTACGTTTACACCTCGTAACATTTTTACACGTGCGTCATTACCAAATTTTACGTCTTTAGCTGCCATTTTCAATATCCCTTAAATTAATTTTATATTAAAATTAAATATATTTTTTATATTTGTTTATTTCATGATAATTTTATTATTTAACAATAGCTAAAATATCACTTTCAGACATTATTAAAATTTCCTCATTATCAATTTTTTCTGTTTTTACACTATAACCATCATTAAATATAATAATATCACCTTTTCTTACATCTAATGGTTTTACTGTCCCATTATCTAAAATACGTCCTTTTCCTACTGCTAATACTTCTCCTCGAGTAGATTTACCTGCAGCAGAACCTGTTAAAACAATTCCACCAGCAGATTTAGATTCAACTTCTTTTCTTTTTACAATAACACGATCATGTAATGGACGAATATTCATTTAATGATTCTCCTTTTAAGAAGTTTATTCAATATTTTTTAAATTAATTATAATTTATTTCAATTAATGTGATCTGAAAGATAAGGACATATTTTATATGTTTCAAGGTCTTTTTAAAAAATTTTTATTTTTTTAATTATAATTTTTTTATAAATAAATATATATTTTAATTATTATTATGTTTTAATATAAAAAATATTGACGTTTCATTATAAATATTGGCATAATATAAATTAATTTTATATGTTTGTATTATTGCCCGGATAGCTCAGTTGGTAGAGCAGTGGACTGAAAATCCCCGTGTCGGTGGTTCAATTCCACCTTCGGGCATTTTTTTTGTAAAAAATTAAAAATTATGTTTTTATAATTTATTAATTTATAACAAGTTACAAACATGAAAGATTTTTCATGTTTGTATTAATTATCTATCTAAATAATCTTTAAAATAATTTTAAAAAATTTAATTTACTTTAATTAATATATTTTATATTTTTGTTAAAAAAATATAAAAAATTTTTTTATAACAAAATTTGTTTTTTACAATTAATAAATATGTAAATAATTTTTAAATTATTTTCAGATATAAAATTTTTATTAAAATAAAATTTGTAAATTTGATAATATTTAACAAATTTTATTTCTACATAACGGTCTAAAACTAAACATTTCTTTAAAAGTTTATAATTTTTTATATTAATACATTTTTTATTAATTGGTAAACTACCTAAACCTTTTACAGTAATTTTTTTATAAAAAGTATTTTTCTTTGTTTTAAAAATTAAATATTCAATTACTTTTTTAGCTCTTTTTTTAGATAAAGATATATTATAATTTTTTTTACCTAAATAATCAGAATGTCCTAAAATTAATAATTCAGTATTTGAAAATTTTTTATGATTTTTTTTATTAATAATTTTATCTAATGTTTTTTTTGTTTCTTTACGAAGATTAAAATCATCAAAATTAAAAAATACTTTAGATACTAAATTTTTATCATCATAATTATAATTTTTTTTATTTTTTATATTATCTATAAAATTTTTTATTGATGGTAAATTATATTTATGTGTATTAACAAATTTATAAAATATACTTATACTAAAAATAGAATTATTTGTTTTTTGACCTAAATTATTAATATTTTTATTTCCAATATCTTTTATCCATTGATATTCTAATCTAGATGACCAATTTTTATTTATTTTATATTCTCCACCTAAAGCAAATAATGGAGAAGCACTATAATATGTTTGATTAATGTTTGTATTATTATTATTATTTTGTTTATTAATTGTTTTAGCAAAGAAACCACCAAAACGACTATATAAGGACAATTTTTTAAAAATAGGAATTTTAATTTTAGTGCTTAATTGTAATCCTTTAGATTCAAAAAAATTATGAATATTTTGATTTTGAATATTTTTTCTAATTATTCCTAACCAATCAAATCCCATTTCAAAACTTAAAAAATTATTTTCCTGATATCCAAAAAAAAATCCAGGACTAATATTATTAAAATGAGTATAAGTTTGATTATCTATATCTTTACCTAATAATTTAATATTACTATATTGTGACCATCCTATTTTAGGACCAAAATACCAATAATTGTTATTAGACTCAGCATTTGCAATATTACAAATATTAGCTATAATCATGATTACAAAAAAAATAGTTATTTTTTTCATTTTTATTTAAACCTTTTATTATTAAAAATAATAATATTAAATTTTTATATTTTTTATAAATCTTAAATAAGATTTATATAATTTTCAAAATTAAAATATAATTATAATTAAAAAAAATATATTATTAATATAACATTTTTAAAAAATAATTTTTTATAATTATTTAAATTTTTTTTTAATAAAAAAAATACTTTTTTTATCTTTATTTAATCTAATTAAAGAATTTTCTAAGATATTATTTTTTAAAATAACTTGTATCCAAATTAAATTTTCTTTTATTTTTAATGATTTTAAAATTCTACTACCTTTTATAATTTCCCATTTATTTGTAATATTATTTTTTAATTCCAATAAATCTGTATATAAAGGTATAAATTTTGTTTCTCCTTCTAATAAAAATAAGATTTTATTTTTTTTATTTCGAAGTTTAAAACTATTAATTATTTCTTGTCCTAAATAACAACCTTTACTAAAACTAATAGCATTAAATTTTTCCATATTAATTTGTTGTGGTAAAAATAAATTACAATTATTAATATTATCAATAATAGGATATCCTATTTCCATATTAAATTTAATCCAATAATTAAAATTAGATAAATTAATTTTATTGTTAATAAAAAATTTTTTTAATAAAAAATTAGAATTTTTTTTTGATAAAATTATAAAATATTGATTATATTTATTACAAAATTTTAAAATAACATATTCTTTTATAAAAAATAATGTTTTTTTTTTTAAAAAAAAATCATTATTTTCAAATATGTTTGACATAATATTTTCTAAGTTTTTTCCTGATAATCCAAAAAAATTTTTTTTAAAATTTAAAATAATCTTAATATTATATATTAATAAATATTTTTTAATATCTTCTAAATATTTTTTAATTATATTTTTTTTTATAATACATTGATAAATATTGTCAAAATTTTTAAATATATAAATATTTATTAATACTCTTCCTTTAGAATTACAATGAAGAGCATGAAAAAATTTTTTATTATTATCTAATTTATTTATATCAATAGTTAATTGATTTTGTAAAAAAATTTTACTATTAGAACCTATAATAGTTATTAACTGTAAATCATTTAAATTAATTAATTTAAGTAATTTACAAGAATTATTTTTTTTATTTAAATTAAAAAATTTATTTAAATTTAACATTTTTTTTATAAAAAATTTTATTTTATATATATATATAATAATTATTATGAAAATAATTGTTTATGTCTTTCTTGTAAAGAAAATATTTTATCTTTTAAATTATTTTTTATTATATTTATTGAGTTTATCGTAGCAATAGCTCCGTTGATAGTAGTATTATAATAAATATTATTTTGTAAAGCTAAAATACGAATTAATTTAGAATTTTTAATAGATTGTTTTGTTTCTGCAGTATTGATAATATAAGTATACTTTTTATTTTTTATAAAATTAACTATATTTGGAGCTTTTTCTTTTGGTTTTCTAACAGTTTTAACTAATAATTGAAATTTTTTTAAAAATTTTGCTGTTCCACATGTAGCTTCAATTTTAAAACCATATTGTATTAATTTTTTAACTAATGGAATAATAAATTTTTTGTCTTTATTTTTAATTGATATTAAAACAATACCATTTTTATTAATAGAAATTTTAGTTCCTAAAATTGCTTTATAAAATGCTTCAGAAAAAGAATTACCAATACCCATAACTTCTCCTGTAGATCTCATTTCAGGTCCTAAAATAGGATCCATATTATTAAATTTATTAAAAGGTAATACAACTTCTTTTACGGAAAAATATGGTGGAATAATCTCTTTTGTAAGACTTAAATTAGATAAAGATTTACCAACCATTATTAATGCTCCTATTTTTGCTAATGGAATATTTATTGCTTTAGAAATAAAAGGAATAGTTCTAGATGCTCTAGGATTAACTTCTATTAAATAAATTGTTTTTTTTTTTACAGCAAACTGAATATTTAGTAAACCACATACATTAATTTTTATAGCTATTTTTTTAGTTTGATTACGAATTTCATTTAAAATTTCTTTACTTAAAGTACGTGTTGGTAAAGAACAGGCAGAATCTCCAGAATGTATTCCTGCTTGTTCAATATGTTCCATAATACCTCCTATAAAAACATGTTTTTTATCACAAATAGCATCTACATCTACTTCTATTGCATTATCTAAAAATTTTTCTAATAAAATTATATGATTTTTTTTATTTTTTAAGAAAAAATAATTTTTTAATTCTTCTTTATCATATATTATTTCCATAAATTTTCCTCCTAAAACATAAGAAGGCCTAACTATAATAGGATAACCAATAATTTTTGCTTTTTCTAAAGCATTATTTAAATTTTTAACTACATAATTTATAGATTGTTTTAATTTTAAAGAATTAATAATATTTTGAAATTTTTCTCTATTTTCAGCAATATCAATATTAGATGGACTTGTACCTATAATAGGTACTCCTTCATTTTCTAATGATTGAGCTAAATTTAATGGAGTTTGTCCTCCATATTGTACTATAACTCCTTTAGGTTTTTCTATTCTTACAATTTCTAAAACATTTTCTAATGTAATAGGTTCAAAATATAAACGATCAGAAATATCATAATCAGTAGACACAGTTTCTGGATTACAATTAATAATAATTGTTTCAAAATTATTTTTTCTTAATATCATTGATGCATGAACACAGCAATAATCAAATTCAATTCCTTGCCCTATTCTATTAGGTCCACTTCCTAAAATAATAATTTTATTTTTATTATTACTAGGATTGGCTTCACATTCTGTTTCATATGTTGAATATATATATGCAGTATTAGTTTTAAATTCAGCAGAACATGTGTCTACTCTTTTATATACTGGATGAATATTATATTTATATCTTAAAATTCTTATTGTTTTTTCAGATACATTAACAAGATTAGATAATCTTCCATCAGAAAATCCTTTTTTTTTTAATTGATATAAATATTTTTTATTATATAAACAATTTATACCTAAAGATTGTATTTTATTTTCAATATCAACTAAATTTTTTATTTGATATAAAAACCACATATCTATGTGTGAATAATGATATATTTTTTCAATAGATATTTTTATTCTAAAAGCATCTGCAATAAATCTTATTCTATCTGGTCCTGGATTTTTAAGTTCTTGTATAATTAATTTTATATTTTTTTTATTTTTTAATAAATGTATTTTAGGTGTAAAACCATTAATACCTGTTTCTAAACTACATAATGCTTTTTGTATTGATTCTTGAAAAGACCTACCTATAGACATAATTTCTCCTATTGATTTCATTTGAGTTGTTAATTTATTGTCTACACAATGAAATTTTTCAAAATTAAATCTAGGTATTTTAGTAACTATATAATCAATAGATGGTTCAAAAGCTGCAGTAATATTATTACTTGTTATATCATTTACTAATTCATCTAGTGTATATCCAATAGATAATTTTGCAGATATTTTAGCAATAGGAAATCCTGTTGCTTTAGAAGCTAATGCAGAAGAACGTGAAACACGAGGATTCATTTCAATAACTATTAATTTTCCTGTAGTTGGATTTACAGCAAATTGAACATTTGCTCCTCCAGATTGAATACCTATATTTTCCAATATAGATATAGATGCATTTCGCATTATTTGATATTCTTTATCAGATAAAGTTTGCGCAGGTGCAACAGTAATTGAATCTCCAGTATGAATTCCCATTGGATCTACATTTTCAATAGAGCAAATAATAATACAATTACTATTTTTATCTCTTACAAGTTCCATTTCATATTCTTTCCATCCAATTAAAGATTCATCAATAATTAATTCATGATTAAAAGATAAATTTAATCCATTTTGACAAATTTTTTTAAATTCTTTAAAATTATATGCAATTCCGCCACCACTTCCTCCCATAGTAAATGATGGACGAATAATACATGGAAAACTAATTTTTTTAATACAATTTATAGCTTCATTCATATTATGAATAGTATAAGATAAAGGAATATTTAAACCTAAATTTTTTATAATATTTAAAAAAATAGAACGATTTTCTGCTTTATTTATACTATCTATTGTAATTCCAATTATTTCAACATTATTTTTTTCTAAAATATTATTTTTATTTAAACTTAAAACACAATTTAAAGCAGTTTGTCCTCCCATAGTAGGTAAAATAGCATCAGGTTTTTCTTTTTCTATAATTTTAGCAATTATTTTCCAATCCATAGGTTCTATATAAGTAGTATCAGCAACATCAGGATCTGTCATAATAGTAGCAGGATTGGAATTTACTAAAATTACATTATATCCTTCTTCTTTAAGAGCTTTACATGCTTGAGTACCAGAATAATCGAATTCACAAGCTTGTCCTATAATAATAGGACCTGATCCTAAAATCATAATATTTTTTATATCAGTACGTTTTGGCATTTTTATAATCTCTTATGTTTTATCATACGATATTTTTTAATTAATTTTATAAAATAATCAAATAAAATAGATGCGTCATGTGGCCCCGGACTTGCTTCAGGATGTCCTTGAAAACTAAAAGCAGATTTTTTAAGACAATGAATTCCTTGTATAGTATTATCAAATAATGATATATGTGTAATTTTTAAATTTTTAGAAATACTTTTTTTATCAATAGTAAATTGATGGTTTTGAGTAGTAATAAATACTTTATTATTTTTTAAATCTTTTACAGGATGATTACTTCCATGATGTCCTACATTCATTTTTTTAATTTTAGCTCCATTAGCAAGAGCTAATATTTGATGCCCAAAACAAATACCAAAAATTGGAATATTTGTTTTTAATATTTTTTTTATATTATCGATAATATAAGAACAAGGTGTAGGATCTCCTGGACCATTAGATAAAAAAATACCATCTGGGTCTAAAGAAATTATTTTTTTATAACTAGTAAAAGCAGAAATAACAGTAACTTTACATTTTTTATCTATAAATATTCTTAAAATATTTTTTTTAATACCAAAATCAAATGCCAAAATATGAATAGAATTTTTATTTAATTTTACTAATTTATGATTTCTACTTCCTTGTATCCAAGAATAATTTGCTTTAGTTGTAATTTTTTTTATTAAATCTAAACCTTTTAATCCATTAAAGTTATTAATTTTTTTTATAATATCTTTAAAATTAATTTTTTTTTTAGTAGATATAAGTGCTATTTTTTTTATTTTTTTATTACGTATTAATCTTGTTAAATAACGTGTATCTATTCCTTCAATAGCAACAACATTATTTTTTTTTAAAAATGGTTCTAATTCTCCTGTACTACGATAATTACTTGCTATTTTTGATAAATGATTGATAATAAGTCCTTTTAAATAAATTTTTGATGATTCATTATCTTCTAAATTAATACCTGTATTACCAATATGTGGATATGTTAAAATAACAATTTGTTCATAATATGAAGGATCAGTTATTATTTCTTGATATCCAGTCATTGAAGTATTAAATATTATTTCTCCTATAACTATGCCATTAATACCTATAGATTTACCAAAAAGTTTAGTTCCATCTTCCATAACTAATATTGCTTTATTATTCAAATTATTCTCCATAATTTATAATTATTTATAATAAATATAAATTTTAAATAAAAATTTATTATATTATTTTTACAAAAAAAATTTTATTTATTACAAATTATAAAATTTAAAAATAATATTTATGATTTAATAAAATAATTTGTAAATGAAATGTATAAAAAAATACAAATATAATTAGTTAATTATTTAAAAAAAATTTATAAAAATATAAAAATATAAAAATATTTTTTACTTAAGTAAAAAATAATATAAAATTATATAATTTTTTATTATAAAAAATTTTATTAAAATAAATAATATTTTTTGAAATTACTCTCTTTTAAAAAGAGAGTATATTTTTATTTAATTAAAGTTTTCATATGAGTCATATAACTTCTTAAAACATAACCTATTTTTTCAATAGGATGATTCCTAATATCATAATTTATATCACGTAAATAAACATTATTTATAGATTTATTATTATTATCTTTAATAATACCTAAATCTTCCCTAGTAATATTTTCCATAAATTTTTGTAATAAAAAAATTGCTTTATTTGTAAATAAATAATTACCATATTCAGCTGTGTCTGATATAACTTTATTCATTTCATATAATTTTTTTCTTGCAATAGTATTAGCAATCAAAGGTAATTCATGTAATGATTCATAATAAGCTGAAGCTGGAGATATTCCTGATTCTATCATTAATTCATATGATAATTCAATACTACTTTTAATAATAGAAGTCATAAAAATACCTTTATTAAAATAATCTTTTTCTTTTACACAATTACTTTTTTTTATTTTAACTTTTTCAAAATTATTATTTTGATATATTTCTCTCCATTTAATTAAATTTTTATTATTATTATTCCAATCTTTTATTAGATCTTGTGAAAATTTACCTGAAATTATATTATCAACATGTAATTTAAATAAAGGTTTTAATATTTTTTTTAAAACTAAGGATAATTCATAAGAACGTATTTTACTAAAATTATCTAATCTATCCATCATTAAACTAATTCCACCTTGTTTTAAGGCTTCTGTAATATGTTCCCATCCAAATTGGATAAATTGTGAAGCATATGATGAATCAATATTAAATTTTAATAATTTATCAAATAATAAAATAGATGCTGTTTGTAACATTCCACATAAGACTGTTTGTTCACCTATTAAATCAGATTTTACTTCAGCAATAAAAGATGATTCTAATACACCAGCTTTATGACTACCAATAGATACTGCCCAAGCTTTAGCTATTTTAAAACTAGAATTAAAATTATCAGCATTTTGATGAACAGCAATTAAAGATGGAACACCAAAACCTCTTTTAAACTCTTCCCTTACTTCTGTTCCAGGACATTTTGGTGCTACCATAATTACTGAAACATTTTGAGAAATAATTTCACCTTCTTCTACAATATTAAAACCATGAGAATATCCTATTGTGGCTTTTTCTTTTATTAAATGTTTAATTTCTTTTAAAACATTATGATGATTTTTATCAGGAGTTAAATTAATTATTAAATCTGCTGTAGGTATTAATTCTTTATATGTACCAATTATAAAATTATTTACATAAGCTCTTTGCCAAGATTTATTTTTATTTTTTATAGATTCAATTTTTAATGCATAAGAGATATTTAATCCAGAATCTCTCATATTTAATCCTTGATTTAATCCTTGAGATCCACATCCTATAATAACAATTTTTTTATTTTTTAAATTATTAATACTATTAATAAATTCATTTGGCTGCATTAATCTACATTTTTGTAAATTTTTTAATTTTCTACGAAAATTTAAAGTATTAAAATAATTTTTCATTAAAATAATCCTATTTAATATATAAATTAATATTTAATTAGTTTAATAAATATTTTTTAAAAAAGTATTTATTAAATATGAATAAATATTATTTTAACATTTGTTTAAAAAAATTTATATATAACCTATATTAAAGATATTATATTTTTATTTATTTTATAAAAATAAAATAATTATTTAATTTTAAAATATTTAAATTTTTATTTATAAATACTTAATTTATTTTTATCTCTAGCGGCACCTTTATCAGCACTAGTTACTAAATAAGCATATGCTTTTAATGCAAAAGAAATTTTTCTTTTTCTTTTTAACATAGGAGTATAAGCTAAATTTTTTCTTTGTTCTTCTTTCTTTCTTCTATTTTTTAATACATTACTTGATACATCTAATGTTATAGATCTATCTGGGATATTAATTTTAATAATATCTCCATTTTGTATTAATGCAATTAAACCTTTATCTGCAGCTTCTGGAGAAATATGTCCTATAGATAAACCAGAAGTACCTCCTGAAAATCTTCCGTCCGTAATTAAAGCACAATTTTTATCTAATTTCATCGATTTTAAATAAGAAGTAGGATATAACATTTCTTGCATTCCTGGTCCTCCTTTTGGTCCTTCATATCTTATGACGACTATATCACCTGAAAAAATTTTTTTATTTAAAATTGCATATATTGCTGATTCTTGACTTTCATATACTTTTGCTTTTCCTGTAAAAATCATTAATTTTTTATATACACTAGCAGTTTTAACAACACACCCATCTTTAGCAAGATTACCATATAAAACAGCTAATCCTCCATCTTTACTAAAAGCATATTTATATGAACGTATACATCCTTTTTTTCTATCATTATCTAAATCATTCCATATTTTATTTTGTGAAAAAGGTTTTGTAGTTTTACTATTACCAGGAGCGGAACAAAAAAATTTTTTTATTTTTAAACTTTTATTAATTATAATATCATATTTTTTTATTGTATCTTCTATACTTAATCCTAAAATATTTTTAACATTTTTATGTATTAAGTTTATTCTATTTAATTCTCCTAAAATTCCCATAACTCCACCAGCTCTATGAAAATCTTCCATATAAAATTTATTTGTACTAGGAGAAACTTTACACAACCATGGTATTCTTTTTGATAATTTATCTATCGTTTTAAGATTAAAAATTATATTAGTTTCTTGAGCTAATGCCAACATATGTAAAATTGTATTTGTAGAACCACCCATAGCAATGTCTAACATAATTGCATTTTCAAATGATTTTTGACTTGCAATATTTCTTGGTAAAAAATCTATATTATTCTTTTCATAATATTTTTTTGTAATTTCCACTATTTTATGTGCTGATTTGATACATAATTTTTTACGATTTTTATGTGTAGCTAATAAAGAACCATTTCCTGGTAATGATAAACCTAAAACTTCTACTATACAATTCATTGAATTAGCTGTAAACATTCCAGAACAAGAACCACATGTTGGACATGCATTAAGTTCTATATTTTTAATATGATTATCTGATCTATTTAAATCAGCCGATTGAATCATTGCATCAACTAAATTAATTTTAGTAATTTTTTTTTTATTTTCAATATTTATAATTTTACCAGCTTCCATCGGTCCTCCTGATATAAATACACTAGGTATATTTAAACGTAAGCTAGCCATTAACATTCCTGGAGTAATTTTATCACAATTAGATATACAAATTATTGAATCTACACAATGAGCATTTATAACATATTCTATTGAATCAGCAATAAGTTCTCTAGAAGGTAGAGAATATAACATACCATCATGTCCCATAGCTATACCATCATCAATTGCTATTGTATTAAATTCTTTTGGTATCGCTCCTTTTTTTTTTATTTCTTTAGAAATTATTTTACTTAATTCTTTTAAATGTATATGTCCAGGAACAAATTCTGAAAAAGAATTAACTATAGCAATAATAGGTTTATTAAAATCTTTATTATTCATGCCTGTTGCTCTCCAAAGAGAACGAGCTCCAGCCATATTACGACCTTTTGTTGTTGTAAACGAACGATAAATAGGCATATTTCACTTCTTTTTTTTAATAATAAATAACTATAAATTAATATGATCTAACCAATTCCATTTATCTTGTATTTTTCCTGTGAATAAATATAGAAATTCTTTTTGTATTTTTTTTGTAATTTTTCCTCTTTTACCATTGTTTATTAATATACCATCTATACTACAAACAGGAATAATTTCAGCTGCTGTTCCAGTTAAAAATATTTCGTCAGCTAAGTATAAAAATTCTCTTAATATAAGAGATTCTTTTATTTTCAAATTAATATTTTTAGCTATTTTTAGAACAGAGTCTCTTGTAATTCCTGGTAGAATAGATGAAGTTAGTGGAGGAGTAAATAAAATTTTATTTTTAATAATAAATATATTTTCTCCAGCTCCTTCAGAAACAAATCCTAAACTATCTAATGCTATTCCTTCATCATATCCATTTCTTCTAGCTTCACTACTTATTAATAAAGAAGATAAATAATTACCACCTGCTTTTGCTAAACTAGGTATAGTATTAGGTTTTATTTTATTCCAGGTAGATATCATTGTTCTAATTCCATTATTTTTTGCATTATTACCAAGATAATTTTCCCATAAAAATGCGCTAATCATTATATCTGCATAATAATTTTTAGGAGGATTAATGCCTAAACCCACATCTCCTATAAATATTAAAATTCTAATATAGGCTTCTTTTAATTTATTAATATTAATTATTGTATGAACAGCATTAATTATTTCTTTTATAGTAAATTTTAATG
Above is a genomic segment from Enterobacteriaceae endosymbiont of Donacia dentata containing:
- the groL gene encoding chaperonin GroEL (60 kDa chaperone family; promotes refolding of misfolded polypeptides especially under stressful conditions; forms two stacked rings of heptamers to form a barrel-shaped 14mer; ends can be capped by GroES; misfolded proteins enter the barrel where they are refolded when GroES binds), which produces MAAKDVKFGNDARVKMLRGVNVLADAVKITLGPKGRNVVLDKSFGAPAITKDGVTVAREIELEDKFENMGAQMVKEVASKANDVAGDGTTTASVLAQSIVSEGLKAVAAGMNPMDLKRGIDKAVIAAVEELKIISVPCSNSKSIAQVGTISANADETVGDLIAQAMKRVGKEGVITVEEGTGLQDELDVVEGMQFDRGYLSPYFINKSDSGTVELDNPYILLVDKKLSNIREILPILEIVAKSSKSLLIIAEDVDGEALATLVVNTMRGVVKVAAVKAPGFGDRRKAMLQDIAILTGGNVISEEIGLELEKVTLDDLGQAKRIVINKDTTTIIDGMGKQANISGRVNQIRQQIDEATSDYDREKLQERVAKLAGGVAVLKVGAATEVEMKEKKARVEDALHATRAAVEEGVVAGGGVALVRVAAKLMNLTGQNEDQNMGIKVALRAMEAPLRQIVSNAGEEPSVVANNVKDGHGNYGYNAANEEYGDMIKFGILDPTKVTRSALQYSASVAGLMITTECMVTDLPKDEKSEISNTPPGGMGGGMGGMM
- a CDS encoding co-chaperone GroES, which produces MNIRPLHDRVIVKRKEVESKSAGGIVLTGSAAGKSTRGEVLAVGKGRILDNGTVKPLDVRKGDIIIFNDGYSVKTEKIDNEEILIMSESDILAIVK
- a CDS encoding OmpA family protein; translated protein: MKKITIFFVIMIIANICNIANAESNNNYWYFGPKIGWSQYSNIKLLGKDIDNQTYTHFNNISPGFFFGYQENNFLSFEMGFDWLGIIRKNIQNQNIHNFFESKGLQLSTKIKIPIFKKLSLYSRFGGFFAKTINKQNNNNNTNINQTYYSASPLFALGGEYKINKNWSSRLEYQWIKDIGNKNINNLGQKTNNSIFSISIFYKFVNTHKYNLPSIKNFIDNIKNKKNYNYDDKNLVSKVFFNFDDFNLRKETKKTLDKIINKKNHKKFSNTELLILGHSDYLGKKNYNISLSKKRAKKVIEYLIFKTKKNTFYKKITVKGLGSLPINKKCINIKNYKLLKKCLVLDRYVEIKFVKYYQIYKFYFNKNFISENNLKIIYIFINCKKQILL